One segment of Takifugu flavidus isolate HTHZ2018 unplaced genomic scaffold, ASM371156v2 ctg239, whole genome shotgun sequence DNA contains the following:
- the LOC130519887 gene encoding ribonuclease inhibitor-like: MLQDSGVKRLCSGLESPNCKLETLRLIRCSLSEISCGSLASVLRSNPSHLRELDLSQNQLKDPGVKLLCGFLQDPLCELETLRLSGCSLSETSCDSVASALKSNHSHLRVLDLSLNTLKDSGVKRLCSGLESPNCKLERLRLINCSLSEISCGSLASALRSNPSHLRELDLSQNQLQDSGVKLLCGFLHFPNCRLETLR, from the exons atgttgcaggattcaggagtgaagcggctctgttctggactggagagtccaaactgtaaactggagacgctcag attgattaggtgcagtttatcagagatcagctgtggctctctggcctcggtgctgaggtccaatccctcccatctcagagaactggacctgagtcagaaccagctgaaggatccaggagtgaagctgctctgtggttttctccaggatcctctctgtgagctggagactctcag actaagtggctgcagtttatcagagaccagctgtgattctgtggcctcagctctgaagtccaaccactcccatctgagggttctggacctgagcctcaacacgttgaaggattcaggagtgaagcggctctgttctggactggagagtccaaattgtaaactggagaggctcag attgattaactgcagtttatcagagatcagctgtggctctctggcctcggcgctgaggtccaatccctcccatctcagagaactggacctgagtcagaaccagctgcaggattcaggagtgaagctgctctgtggttttctccactttccaaactgccgactggaaactctgaggtaa
- the LOC130519884 gene encoding NLR family CARD domain-containing protein 3-like, with amino-acid sequence MCLIPVFCWITAIVLEDMMTRDQRGELPKTLTDLYSHFLRVQIKRKKQKYGGKQRPGKLTEADKELLLKLGRLAFEHLEKGNIMFYSEDLERCGLDVSEVSVYSGVCTEIFKRESVIFQKSVYCFVHLSVQEFLAAVYMFHRYTRKDTVVINQFLEYLKPNPFSGFVGLFNNDPVTSLDDFLRRALMKSLKSENGHLDLFVRFLHGLSLESNQRILGGLLDQMDSHPETIQKVLNNLKEVNSGEFSPDRSINIFHCLMEMKDQSVHQEIQEFLKSEKKSERELSAIHCSALAYLLQMSEEVLDELNLRQYNTSDEGRRRLIPAVRNCRKAELSDSFLSMSHWEVVASAMTSNPSHLRELSLSWNENLADAVKLLSSAMMHPNCRLETLRLSDCWLSEISCDSLASALRSNPSHLRVLELSYNKLKDPAVKLLCGALQDPLCKLETLRSVRDDPVLSQV; translated from the exons atgtgtctgatcccagttttctgctggatcactgctatagttctggaggacatgatgaccagagaccagagaggagagctgcccaaaaccctgactgacctctactcacacttcctgagggttcagataaagaggaagaagcagaagtatggaggaaagcagagaccagggaaactgactgaggctgataaagaactccttctgaagttgggtcggctggcgtttgaacatctggagaaaggaaacatcatgttctactcagaagacctggagcgatgtggactggacgtctccgaggtgtcggtgtactcaggagtttgtacagagatcttcaagagagagagtgtgatcttccagaaatcagtctactgctttgttcatctgagcgttcaggagtttctggctgccgtctacatgttccaccgttacaccaggaaagacacagtggttataaatcagttcctagaatatttgaaaccaaaccccttttccgggtttgttgggttgtttaataacgatccagtcacatctcttgatgacttcctcaggagagcactaatgaaatctctcaaaagtgaaaatggccacctggacttgtttgttcgcttccttcatggtctctctctggagtccaatcagaggatcttgggtggactgttggatcagatggacagccacccagaaaccatccagaaggtcctcaacaacctgaaggaggtgaacagtggtgaattctccccagacagaagcatcaacatcttccactgtctgatggagatgaaggatcagtcagtccatcaggagatccaagagttcctgaagtcagagaagaaatcagagagggaactgtcagcgatccactgttcagctctggcctacctgctgcagatgtcagaggaggttctggatgagctgaacctacggcagtacaacacctcagatgagggacgacgtcgcctgattccagctgtgaggaactgcaggaaggccga actgtctgatagttttctttcaatgagtcattgggaagttgtggcctcagcaatgacgtcaaacccttctcatctacgggagctgagcttaagctggaacgaAAACCTGGCAGATgccgtaaagttactgtcttctgcaatgatgcatccaaactgcagactggagacgctcag actgagtgactgctggttatcagagatcagctgtgactctctggcctcggcgctgaggtccaatccctcccatctgagggttctggagctgagctacaacaagctgaaggatccagcagtgaagctgctctgtggtgctctccaggatcctctctgtaagctggagactctcaggtcagtcagagatgatccagtactttcccaggtgtaa